The genomic region AGACGCGCGGCGCGCCGCTGGTCGAGCTCACCTGGAATTGGGACGAGGAAAGATACGGCGAGGATCGCTTCTTCGGCCATCTCGCCTATGAAGTCGACGACATCTACGCGACCTGCGAGAAGCTGATGAAGGCCGACGTCACCATCAACCGTCCGCCGCGCGACGGCAACATGGCCTTCGTCCGCTCGCCGGATTTGCACTCGATCGAGCTGTTGCAGAAGGGCGATCCGAAGCCGCCGCAGGAGCCGTGGTCGTCGATGCCCAACATCGGCCATTGGTAGGCCTTTTTGCCGGAACCAGCCCCCCTCCTAAGCGTTCTCTCTTCGACAATGCAATTGGAGGAGGACGCGATGGGACGCGGAATTTTGTTGTGGATGCTGGGCGTGCCGATCCCGGTGATCATCTTGCTGTGGCTGTTCTTCGGCCGCTGATCGCCTGACCAGGCTTTGCCTTGCAACGAAAGCTCCGCCTCGGGCGGAGCTTTTGCATGCGAGGATCGGCGCAATCGCGCGTCGCCCGCCGCAGTGGATTCCGCTATCACCTGCGCCGAAAGAAACGCCTGGGGAGGATGACGTGCCGGACCAAAAGCTGACGATCTGGGGCCGCGCCAATTCGGTCAACGTGCAGAAGGTGCTGTGGTGCCTCGCCGAGCTCGGCCTGGCTTACGAGCGCATCGACGCCGGCATGGCGTTCGGCAAGACCCGCGAGGCCGACTATCTCGCGATGAACCCCAATGCGCGGATCCCGACGCTGGTTGAGGGCGACTTCACGCTGTGGGAATCCAATTCGATCATGCGCTATTTCTGCCTCGCGCATGGGCGCGGCACGCCGATCTATCCCGAGGCGCCGAGGCTGCGCGCCAGCGTCGACCGCTGGCTCGACTGGACGCTGTCGATGGTGCAGCCGGTCGACCGCCCGGTGTTCTGGGGCATCGTGCGCACGCCGCCCGCCGAGCGCGAGATGATCCAGGTGCAAAAGGATGCCGATGCCGCCGCCGAGGTCTGGGCCATCGCGGACCGCCTGCTCTCCACGCGTCCGTTCATGGACGGCGATGCGTTCACGCTCGCCGACATCGCGGTTGGCGCCTATGCGCGGCGCTGGCTCGGCGTCGAGGGCATCACCCGGCCCGCGCAGCCGCATCTGACGCGCTGGCTCGCCGAACTCGGCAAACGGCCCGGTTTTGCGCAATTTGTGGCACCGCCGATGTCGTGAGCGGTGGCGCGGCTTAAAGTCCGTTACGAGCACGATGAATCGGCATTTTGCCGCGCGGCGCCGGGAGATGGCGGCTACTGTGCATGGGGTTGTTTTCGCGTTTTTTTGTTTAGGGCCAGCCGCGCTCGAACAGCAGCACGCAGAAAATCAGCACGAGCGTGACCGCCGCGGTGCCCAGCCGCGCAGTCCAGCTCAGGCCGCGGCCGACCCACCACAGCAGCGCGCAATACATCACGAACGGGACGATGATCTCGGGCCGCATGATGTCCGGCGGCATGGGGGCTCAGCGCCTGACCGTGGTCTCGACGCTGATCGAGCCGCCGATCTTGACGCAGGTGCCGGTGCTCTCGACCAGATGGAAGCCGCGGCCATAGGCGGCGCAGGAGCCCGCTTTCGCGCTCCCGCCGGCACCGTTCAGCGGCAAGGCCTTGCCGGCCTGTGGGCGCTCCGGAGGCGGCAGACGCAAGGCTTCCGCCGCGGCCGCGGCCGTCGTCAGCAACGAGATCAGGATGAGGAGCGGCGCACGCATGCAGGCCGTTCTAGCCCGGACCGGCGTCGCGCGCCATCGGGGTCGCTTTGCCCGGGGATCAGATGAACTTGATGCCGGCCGATTTGCCGCGGCGCCACACCACCTGGCAGCTCCGCCCGGTCCGCGCATCGCGCGCGAACGCCATCCGGATCACGCCCGGGAGCTGGCTCGCATCCTCGTCCAGCGTGATCTTGGCGCCCGTGGCGGAGATGTCCTGGACCAGGCATTGCCGCGCTGCGAATCCGCCGTCGAGCGTGATCCAGGCATGCTGCGACAGCGACTTGCGGGCTGCGCGCTTCTTGGGCGGTGGCATCGGCTTAAATTCTCCCAGTCCAGCGCTAGCTCAGGGAACCTAAGAAACCGTTGAATTCGGCCGACCGATCCTTGGGTGGGATGCTATCCACCGGTGCCAAAAGACCGTTCCCGAACGGCTTGCCCAGGGCGCCAAAGGCCATTATAGGTTCGCCCGCTGCAGCCGCCGGGCATGACTCGGGCGGCCAGCGGCCGTGCCGCGAAAAGCGGCGGGGCCCTGGGTTTGCTCCCTTCGTCTATCGGTTAGGACGCCACCCTTTCACGGTGGAGAGAGCGGTTCGATTCCGCTAGGGAGCGCCATCATCCGCCGTTGGATGACAGGGCGAAATCTGCCGCCCCGCATGAACCTCCCCGCCCCTCGCCTCCGACCAAGGTCCAGATGGAACTGGATGCAGGCCGATGGCGCAGCACAAATCTCCCTCGGACGACCAGGCCGGGATTGCCTCGCCGACGCCTCCGCCATGGATCCACCGCACGGCAGCCTACGTGCCGGAGCGGCGCGCCAGAATGCTGGAGCACATGGCGCGCGCCAGGTCGCTGCCTCGGGCAACGCCTGCGTTGGAGCCGTCGCATACGGCCGGCACGAACATTCTCGGGGACGCCTGCGGCTACGCCGTCCTGTTCGGCATCATCGCGCTGCTGTTTCAGTCGCGCGTTCCTCTCTACCTCGGCGCCTTTCTCTTCTTCACCGATGGCGAGCGCATCGAACTCGCTCTTGCAAAGATCGGCATCCGTCTCGAGCTTGGTACGATCGGGCCCGACATCATCAAGGGCTTCGTATCCCTGTTCGGATGGTTCGCGCTGCTGGCATCGCTGAAAGCGTCCGTCCCCGCCTGGCTCGCGACATGGATGCTTCCAGACACATCGTGGTCCTTGCTCGCCGGAATCGCTCTTTTGTTCGCCATCGTCGAAGCATTCGCAACGCGCGCGATGCAGCATGCATTGCCGTGGTTCGGATTTGAGAGGCGACCGAGCGGCCTGGCCTGCGCGACGATCAAGCTCGCTATGGCCCTTGGCGTGCTGGCTCTGCTGGTGCTGCTCGGATGACGCGATCGTGAGGTCACGGGCCTGACAATCGCGGCGCTATGCCGCCCGCCCCGATCTGCGCATTTACCGGAAATTTACCCCTGCTCGTGAGCGCCGGTATCATTTGCTTAGAATTTGATTGCTACCGTGGAATTACGGAAAACCTCCGAAACACGATTGGCGCCCATGTCCGTCGCAGAGTTCCTCAGACAGCGTGCCGTGCATGTCACCGTGAGTGGCAGCTACTCGCTGCCGCGTTGGTACGATTGCGAGGGCAAGCTCCGTACCTTCGCCTGCCGCACCAGCCGCGTTTCACCGTTCCGCATGATGGTCGACGTTCCCGTAGTCGGAAAGGTCGGCGAGCGCGTGACCTCCTACTTCCAGGATTTTGGCGAATTCCAATGCACCATCAGCGCGACGCTGAAATCGGGCTTCCTGATGGAGCTCGACATGACGCGGGCCCGGCGCGCCTGGATGTCGGAAAAGCTGACCTGGCTCGAGAAGAAGCAAAAGGACGCCAGCGTCCAGGAGCTGCGGAATGACGCGCGCTTCGTTCCGCAGGTCGCGCACACCTTCCTGACGCTCGCCGACGGCAGCACCCATGCCTGCTTCATCATCGACGTCTCCACGGCCGGTGTCGCGATATCCTGCGAATACGATCCGCCAGTGGGAACCCCGCTTGCGGTCGGCGCTTGCGTCGGGCGCGTGATCCGCAAATTCGAAAACGGCTTTGCTGTCAAATTCGCCGAAAAGCAGTCGCGGGACGACGTCGTCCGGCTGATCGTCCGCACGGCCATGCTGCAATCGGCCTGATCCTCCGGCCGCGCTGCCCTATCGCAGCCCTATTTCGAGATAAGCTTTTGAAGGTCCGCGCCTCGTTCCGGACGTCATTTGCAGACTTGCGATCGGGGGACCGAATGGCAGTCGAGAAAATTACAGTCGATAAGGTCAGAGTCGACAAGATCACCTGGGACAGGGTCGGCCGGGTCACCGAGCCCGGACGCTACATGTACACGTTCGGCTGGCTCACCATCACCGCCGACGATCTCGATATCTGGAAGCAATACCCGCAGGCCGCGTTCACGCTGATGGCGCAGCATTCCGAGCCGGACGCGTCCACCGGCGAGGAGTTCCATCTCGGCGCCTTCGACGTCGCGCCCGACGCGCCGCCGCCGCTCACCACGCATTGAGACAGTCAAAGCGGGCTACGATCGGCAGCCAGCCGCCGCGGCAGGGCGCGTGGCGGGAACGCGTGGCACGCCCGTTGCTTTATCATTGCCATGACTCACATCCCCGCCTTCGATCAGGCCTTTCTGCTGTTGCTCATCGTGCTCTGCCTTGGTACGTGCCTTATCCGCGCCTTCTGGGAGGTGGAGCAACTCCGGGGCCGGCGCACCGCGTCCCCATCCCGCGCGATCAAGCGTGACTAGACCGGCTCGGCCGGCCGTGCGTAGCCCGGACGGGGCAATCCCGGCTCTGGACTTGCCGCGGCGACACGTGCATCGTCAATCGAAGAAACCTGCACATTGCCTTGATCTGACTTACCAATCGCGATCCGATGACGGGCTCGCGACCGTTGTCATGGGATGACGAGGTGGTTCTGTCATGCAATTGATTGCGCTCGTTATTCTGCACCTCGGCGACTGTCCTGATGAACGCAGGCTGTCACGCTTGTTAAGAGACGCGACAGCAAGCGCATGACACAAGGTCGCATCAGGGAATGTAGATAAGCGGATCAAGGGAACCTATTTTCGACGCCGATGTACCTGATTGAAGCGTTACCCACCGTCATCGGAACGGCCGCCATTGCCCCGGCGCTGCTGATGCTGTGGCTCGTCATTGCCGCCGAGGAACGCCCCGGACCGCCGGCCCAGGTCTGGACCGCTTTCCTGCTCGGCGCGGCCAGCATTTCGCTGCTGGGCCTGGCCCGCGCCCCTTTCGCCAAGATGGTTGCGGCCCCGGACAACCCGTGGGCGGCACTGGCCATGCATTCGATCTTCGGCGTCGCGCTGCCGGAGGAAGCGGTCAAGGTGATCGCGATCGTGCTGGTCGCCTCGACCAAGCGGCGGACCTTCGCCAATCCGATGGACACTGTGGTCTATGGCGCTGCCGTCGGCCTGGGCTTCGCCGCCTACGAGAACCTTGCCTATCTCGTCCAGCACGCCGAAATGTGGCGCTCGCTGGCCGCCTTGCGCAGCGTGCTGACCGTGCCGTTCCACGGCGCGCTCGGTATTATCGCCGGCGCCTATCTGACCATCGCGCGCGCCGGCACGGCGCTGGGTGCCAACCGCCATCATCGCGACTGGGCTCGTCTCTCCAGCCGGCTGCTGATCTTCGCAGGTCCGCTCGCCCTGCATTCGGCCTTCGACTTCCCCCTGCTCACGCTTCAGCGCATGCCGGATCTCGATCCGGCGCTGCGGATGTGGTTGGGCGGCGCGAGCCTGCTGATCGGCTTCAGCTCGATCGCCTTCGCTATCCGCCTGGTACGGCGCGTCGCGCGCCATCACGCGCCCCGAACCGACGTCGCGCGCGAGCGCCTCAGCCAGCTCCGCCGGATGTGGGCGCTGCTGCTTGCCGGTGGCGGCGTCGGCTTTCTCGGGCTCGCCTTCGTGCTGACCTCGATCCATCACTGGCTCATCAATCCCGAGCGCAATCTGACGCTGGCCCTGATCCCGATCGGCCTGGTCTCGATCCTGCTCGGCCTCGCACTTCTGATCGTCACGACCGCGATCTATGTTCTCGGCCGCAACCGCATCCGCACCAGCGGCGAAGGTTTTTCGTCGGCGCACGGCGGCGGCTGAGCCGCGGGATGGCAAGCGCGGTGTGCACGTACTAGACTAGCTTGAGGACACACCTCTCGATCCGGAGCCTGCCCATGACATCGCCTGAGGATTTTTCCCGGCTGCAATCCGCCATGAGCGGGACGGTCAAGGCACATTGGAAGGCCTTTCTGTTCGAAGGCATCCTGCTTGCGGTGCTTGGCGTCGCCGCGCTGATCCTGCCGCCGCTCGCAAGCCTTGCGATTGCGATCTTCCTCGGCTGGATGTTCCTGATCAGCGGCATCGGCGGATTGATCGCCACCTATTGGGCGCGCAGCACGCCGGGCTTCTGGTGGTCGCTGATCTCGGCCGCGCTGGCCGTGCTTGCAGGCATGCTGCTGCTGGCGCGGCCGATCCAGGCCGTGCTGACGCTGACCATCGTGCTCGGCGCCTATTTCCTCGCCGAGGGCGTCGCCACCATCATGTACGCGCTGGAGCATCGCCGCGAGCCGGGCGGCCGCTGGTCGTGGCTCCTGATCTCGGGCCTCGTCGACATCGCGATCTCGTTCATGGTGATCACGGGACTGCCGAGCTCGGCGGAATGGGCGATCGGTATCCTCGTCGGCATCAACCTGCTGTTCGGCGGCGCCACCCTGATCGGCATGGCGCTGGCGGCACGCAAAAGCAACAGTTGAGGCGCCGCGTGGCCGTCACGTCTATTGGGGGGTGACAAGCCGCCGATCGCACGCTATATGACGGGCGATGATCACCCTCGTCACCAGCTATATTTGGTACTTTAGCTACGACAGCTCGCTGGCGGCAGGAGGATCGCGCTCAATCTGAAACATTGCAGCAAACGTCCGAACAAGCCGCCAGACCTGGCGGCTTTTTTATTGGCCGGCAGGGTCTCAAAATGACAGGAGCCCGCCGTGCTGAGCACGACCGACGATCTTCGTATCCGCGAACTGAAAGAGCTGAGTACGCCCGAAGAGGTGATGCGGGAAGTCCCGCGCACGCTCACCGCGACGCGCGTGGTGATGGCCGCACGCAACGCCATTCATGCGATTCTCAATGGCCAGGACGACCGGCTTCTGGTCGTGGTCGGCCCCTGCTCGGTGCATGATCCCAGGGCCGCGCTCGAATACGCCGAGCGCCTCGCGAGCTTGCGCGAAGAGCTTGCCGACCAACTCGAGATCGTGATGCGGGTCTATTTCGAGAAGCCGCGCACCACGGTCGGCTGGAAGGGCCTGATCAACGATCCTGATCTGGACGGCAGCTTCGACATCAACAAGGGCCTGCGGCTGGCGCGCAACGTGCTCTCGGCGGTAAATAATGTCGGCCTGCCCGCCGGCACCGAATTCCTCGACATGACGACGCCGCAATACATTGCGGACCTCGTGTCCTGGGCCGCAATCGGCGCGCGCACGACCGAAAGCCAGATCCATCGCGAGTTGGCCTCGGGGCTGTCCTGCCCGGTCGGGTTCAAGAACGGCACCGACGGCAATGTGCAAATTGCGGCGGACGCTGTGAAGTCGGCCTCGAATCCGCATCATTTCATGGCGGTGACCAAGCTCGGCCGCTCGGCGATCGCCTCAACCGCGGGCAACGAGGATTGTCACATCATCCTGCGCGGCGGCAGCACGCCGAACTACGATGCGGCAAGCGTCGCGGCGGCCTGCAACGATCTGGCGAAAGCAAGCGTCGCACCGCTCGTGATGGTCGATGTGAGCCACGCTAATTCGAGCAAGAAGCCGGAAAACCAGCCGCTCGTGACGGCCGACATCGCCGGGCAAATTTCTGGCGGCGAGAACCGCATCATGGGGGTGATGGTCGAGAGCAATCTCGTCGCCGGACGCCAGGACGTGGTGCCGGGCAAGCCGCTCACCTATGGCCAGAGCATCACGGACGGCTGCATCGACTGGGCGACCACGGCAACCGTGCTCAAGCAGCTCGCTGACGCGGTCGAGATCCGGCGCAACATCAAGCGCGCAGGGCTGCACGAGCGCTCCGCCTGACCAAACGATTGCGGGCGGGGTGAGGCTGTCGCACCCTGCCCGCTTTCCCGGCGCCTAGCAGCCGCGGCAGATGCTCTTGATCTTCTTGTCGAGCGCCTGATTTTCCTTGCTGAGGGGATCGTTCGGGTCGCTCAGGTTCTTCTCACTTGGCACGTCGCCAGCGCGCGGCTGCCGATGACCGACGGGCGCAGGCGGCAAAGAACCCGCCGATTGTCCCGAGGTCGTCGATCCCTTGCTTCCCGTTTGCGCGAAGCCGGCGCTGCCGAACACCGTCAGAAGCGACAGTGCTAGGATGATGCTTCTCATTTTGCTTCTCCATTCCTCGGGCCAGCATCTCCATCACGACCAATCAGGTCTCGGGCGGATAGAGGTGAACGTCGCCGCAATAATCCACGATACGATAGCGCGTTTCCGATGCCGCATCACCCGCATCAGGTGCGGTATTTTGCATCGGCAACACGTAATTCGGCCCCACCGGCGACTTGCCGGCACCGCCGGGGATGTCGATGACATAGTCGGGCTGACACAGTCCTGACACCCGTCCGCGCAGCTGCCGCATCAAATGCTGCCCCTCGGCGAGTGTCGTTCGCAGATGCGCCGTGCCGGGCGCGAGATCACCGTGATGCAGATAATAGGGCTTGATCCGGCATTCGACGAAAGCTCGCATCAAATCCGAAAGAGCGATTGCGTTGTCATTGACGCCGCGCAAAAGCACGGACTGGCTTACCATGGGAATTCCGGCATCGACCAGCCGCGCGCAGGCGGCACGCGCGGGCCCCGTCAGTTCGCGCGCATGGTTGGCATGCAGCGCCACCCAGGTGGTGGCGCCTTCGGCCTTGAGCGCCGCCACCATCTCGTCGCTGATGCGCGCGGGATCGGCCGCCGGCACGCGGGTGTGAAGGCGGATGATCTTGACGTGATCGATTCCGGCCAGATCGGCCATGATCTCGCCCATCCGCCGAGGCGACAACATCAGGGGATCCCCCCGGTCAGGATCACCTCCCAGATCTCGCTGTGCGCGCGGATGTAGTCGATCGCCGCGCGATAGGCGGCGTCCGAGAGCGCGTTCTCCTTGCCGGGTCCGACCATCTCGCGGCGGAAGCAGAAGCGGCAATAGACCGCGCAGACGTGAACGAGCTTGAACAGCACGCGGTCGGGATAACGATGCACGATCCCGGGAACCGGCGAGTGCGAATGATCGCCGATCGGATCTGCATTCTCGCCCGGCTGCATCTCCAGCTCTGCGGCAGTCGGAACGAATTGGCGCGCAATGGGATCGTCGGGATCGGACCTGTCGATCAGATCGACCAGCGCCGGCGTGATCGCAACCGCATAGCGTGCGGCAATGCGATCGAGCACCGGCAGCGCTGTGGCTGACACCAGCTGCTCGGCCACAAGTTCGGCCGGCTCGCGCAATGTGCGCGCAAGATTGCTCTTCATCATGTCTCGCTCAACGTTTCATTTGCAGGCGGCGTCCACACCACCTGATCAATTCGCGATGCGCCGCTCGCCAGCATTACCAGGCGGTCAGATCCGAGCGCGACGCCGCTCGCCTCCGGCATCGCCGCGACCGCGGCCAGAAAGTCCTCGTCCAGCGGATAGGCTTCGCAGTAGCGGCGTTGCTTCTCTGCCATGGATTGCGTGAAGCGCTTGCGCTGCTCCTCGGCGTCGGTCAGTTCGCCAAAACCGTTGGCGAGCTCGACACCGCAGGCATAGACCTCGAACCGCTCGGCGACTCGGGGATCGCCCGCCTTCACGCGCGCCAGTGCCGCCTCTGGAGATGGGTATTCGAACAGAATGGTCAAACGGCCCTGCCCCAGATGCGGCTCGACATGCTCGACCAGAACCTTGCTGAAGATGTCGGACCAGGTGTCATCCTCGGCCACGCGGACCTTGCCGGCAACTGACCGCGCGAGCGCGGCGCGGTCGCCCTCGCCGCCGGAAATGGTCGCAAGCAGGTCGATTCCCGCAAACTGCTCGAAGGCGCTGGCAACCGTCACAAGCTCCGGCTCGGCGAAAGGATCTGCGGTCCGGCCGCGGAAGGTGAAGGCGCCGATACCGGTCGCCTGGGCCGCGCGGGCGATGAGGACGACGCAGTCGGCCATGATGGCGTCATAGGGCGCGCCTGCCCGGTACCATTCCAGCATGGTGAATTCGGGCAAATGCAGGTCGCCGCGCTCACGGTCCCGGAACACCCGGGCGAACTCGAAAATCCGGGTCTCCCCGGCCGCCAGCAGCTTCTTGCAGGCGAATTCCGGCGAGGTCCGCAAATATCGGCTCACACGGCTGCCGTCGGGCCGCATGATCTCGGTCCGGGGGGCGTGCAGGTGGGTCTCGTTGCCCGGGGAGACCTGGAGAACGGAGGTTTCGACCTCGACGAAGCCCTGCTCGACGAAAAATCCCCGTAGAGCCCCAGTGATGGCTCCCCTGGCCTGCAAGAAGGGCCGGCGGTCGAGATGCCGCGAGGGGGACCAGAACGGCGACATCGGCTTGTCCCCAGCCATTAACCGGCTGTCCCGCAAGCCAGCAAAATGCTGGCATCCAACGGCAAAACCAGTATGTTGCGGCCCGAAACGGGTGCCGCGGTCTGATTTGGGGCCCCAGGTCCCCCATCAATTTGACCACGTCCTGGCCCGAGCCGGGCCAAGCAAGCAGGAAATACAGCTTTGAGAGTCATCGCCAGTTCTATTCGCAAGGGCAACGTGATCGAGCAAGACGGCAAGCTATATGTCGTCGTGACCGCCGAGAACATCCATCCCGGCAAGGGCACCCCGGTCAGCCAGATCGAAATGCGCCGAATCTCGGACGGGGTAAAGATCTCCGAGCGCTACAAGACCACCGATCAGGTCGAGAAGGCCACAATCGAAGAGCGCAACTACACCTTCCTGTATGAAGATGGTGACGGCTATCACTTCATGAACCCGGAGACCTATGACCAGGTCCAGGTGTCCAAGGATGTGATCGGCGATGCGGCGGCCTATCTTCAGGAGAGCATGACGGTCAAGCTATCGCTGCACGGTTCCAACCCGGTATCGATCGCCCTGCCGCAGCGCGTGACGCTGGAAGTGATCGAGACCGAGCCCGTGACCAAGGGGCAGACCGCCTCCTCGTCCTACAAGCCCGCCGTGCTCTCGAATGGCGTTCGCACCACGGTGCCGCCGCACATCGCCGTCGGCACCCGAATCGTCGTGATGACCGAAGACGGCTCCTACTCCGAGCGTGCCAAGGACTGACGGGACCAAAGCGAGCGCAACAGGTGCCGCCGGGGGCGAGACAGTGGTTGGGAAAAGTTTCCGCTTCGTCTCGCAACTTCTGGCGTCGCTTTCGCTCCTCATTGCCTCTCCACTTGCTGCGGATGAGTTCCGCAGCCCCTCACTCACGGCGCTGCGCGTCGATTGGCGCGCGGCGCTCGACCAGCTCCGCACCGAAATCAACGTCCATCCCCGGGCCGCGGAAGACTTCATCTTCGCACCCCGTCGTTCGGTGCCGCGCTACGATCCGCGCGCGATGCCGGCGCTGGTGCAGCTCAACGCGATCTCCTCGCAATTCTTCACCGGCATCGCCCGCAGCTCCGTGCCCGTGCTGCTGCCGTTCGACGCTGCCGCGTATCTCGAAGCTCGGCGCAATGGCGCGCCGGCGACCGTCGCGCTGTCGCGCTACCAGGCTGACTTCAATTCCGTCGACCTGTTCGATGCAGGTCCCGCCGGCTACAGCGCGACCTTTTCGTTCGAGCCTGGTACCGGAGACGGCATGCCGAGCCGGGTCTTCGCAAGGCCGGTCGAGGTGCAGATCACGGGCTCGGCGCTGGTCTATGACATTGCCGATCCCTCGGGCGGCAAGGGCGAGCCGGTCAAACCGCTCGCGGCGCTCTACCCGGACCTGCGCAAGTTCATCCGGGAAGGCTATATGCGCTACGCTTTCACCCGTTTCGGCGTCGCCTATGTGGTGTCGATCCAATGCCTCGACAGCGTTGCCAAGCCGCGGCGGCTTGCCTGCAAGGAGGCCTATCCGATCGCCGAGCGCTT from Bradyrhizobium lupini harbors:
- a CDS encoding VOC family protein; translation: MRYLHTMLRVRNLDVALKFYQDALGLKEVRRIENDKGRFTLVFLCSSDDLEALKKQPQTRGAPLVELTWNWDEERYGEDRFFGHLAYEVDDIYATCEKLMKADVTINRPPRDGNMAFVRSPDLHSIELLQKGDPKPPQEPWSSMPNIGHW
- a CDS encoding glutathione S-transferase family protein, translated to MPDQKLTIWGRANSVNVQKVLWCLAELGLAYERIDAGMAFGKTREADYLAMNPNARIPTLVEGDFTLWESNSIMRYFCLAHGRGTPIYPEAPRLRASVDRWLDWTLSMVQPVDRPVFWGIVRTPPAEREMIQVQKDADAAAEVWAIADRLLSTRPFMDGDAFTLADIAVGAYARRWLGVEGITRPAQPHLTRWLAELGKRPGFAQFVAPPMS
- a CDS encoding PilZ domain-containing protein; its protein translation is MPPPKKRAARKSLSQHAWITLDGGFAARQCLVQDISATGAKITLDEDASQLPGVIRMAFARDARTGRSCQVVWRRGKSAGIKFI
- a CDS encoding pilus assembly protein PilZ encodes the protein MSVAEFLRQRAVHVTVSGSYSLPRWYDCEGKLRTFACRTSRVSPFRMMVDVPVVGKVGERVTSYFQDFGEFQCTISATLKSGFLMELDMTRARRAWMSEKLTWLEKKQKDASVQELRNDARFVPQVAHTFLTLADGSTHACFIIDVSTAGVAISCEYDPPVGTPLAVGACVGRVIRKFENGFAVKFAEKQSRDDVVRLIVRTAMLQSA
- a CDS encoding PrsW family glutamic-type intramembrane protease, which translates into the protein MYLIEALPTVIGTAAIAPALLMLWLVIAAEERPGPPAQVWTAFLLGAASISLLGLARAPFAKMVAAPDNPWAALAMHSIFGVALPEEAVKVIAIVLVASTKRRTFANPMDTVVYGAAVGLGFAAYENLAYLVQHAEMWRSLAALRSVLTVPFHGALGIIAGAYLTIARAGTALGANRHHRDWARLSSRLLIFAGPLALHSAFDFPLLTLQRMPDLDPALRMWLGGASLLIGFSSIAFAIRLVRRVARHHAPRTDVARERLSQLRRMWALLLAGGGVGFLGLAFVLTSIHHWLINPERNLTLALIPIGLVSILLGLALLIVTTAIYVLGRNRIRTSGEGFSSAHGGG
- a CDS encoding HdeD family acid-resistance protein; amino-acid sequence: MTSPEDFSRLQSAMSGTVKAHWKAFLFEGILLAVLGVAALILPPLASLAIAIFLGWMFLISGIGGLIATYWARSTPGFWWSLISAALAVLAGMLLLARPIQAVLTLTIVLGAYFLAEGVATIMYALEHRREPGGRWSWLLISGLVDIAISFMVITGLPSSAEWAIGILVGINLLFGGATLIGMALAARKSNS
- a CDS encoding 3-deoxy-7-phosphoheptulonate synthase — translated: MLSTTDDLRIRELKELSTPEEVMREVPRTLTATRVVMAARNAIHAILNGQDDRLLVVVGPCSVHDPRAALEYAERLASLREELADQLEIVMRVYFEKPRTTVGWKGLINDPDLDGSFDINKGLRLARNVLSAVNNVGLPAGTEFLDMTTPQYIADLVSWAAIGARTTESQIHRELASGLSCPVGFKNGTDGNVQIAADAVKSASNPHHFMAVTKLGRSAIASTAGNEDCHIILRGGSTPNYDAASVAAACNDLAKASVAPLVMVDVSHANSSKKPENQPLVTADIAGQISGGENRIMGVMVESNLVAGRQDVVPGKPLTYGQSITDGCIDWATTATVLKQLADAVEIRRNIKRAGLHERSA
- the epmA gene encoding EF-P lysine aminoacylase EpmA → MAGDKPMSPFWSPSRHLDRRPFLQARGAITGALRGFFVEQGFVEVETSVLQVSPGNETHLHAPRTEIMRPDGSRVSRYLRTSPEFACKKLLAAGETRIFEFARVFRDRERGDLHLPEFTMLEWYRAGAPYDAIMADCVVLIARAAQATGIGAFTFRGRTADPFAEPELVTVASAFEQFAGIDLLATISGGEGDRAALARSVAGKVRVAEDDTWSDIFSKVLVEHVEPHLGQGRLTILFEYPSPEAALARVKAGDPRVAERFEVYACGVELANGFGELTDAEEQRKRFTQSMAEKQRRYCEAYPLDEDFLAAVAAMPEASGVALGSDRLVMLASGASRIDQVVWTPPANETLSET
- the efp gene encoding elongation factor P, with protein sequence MRVIASSIRKGNVIEQDGKLYVVVTAENIHPGKGTPVSQIEMRRISDGVKISERYKTTDQVEKATIEERNYTFLYEDGDGYHFMNPETYDQVQVSKDVIGDAAAYLQESMTVKLSLHGSNPVSIALPQRVTLEVIETEPVTKGQTASSSYKPAVLSNGVRTTVPPHIAVGTRIVVMTEDGSYSERAKD